A window of Bacillus toyonensis BCT-7112 genomic DNA:
AAAGAAGTAACAAAATAATTGTAGTATATTATAAAACAGGCTTATGATATAGTGATAGGAGAAAAGGTGTTGGAAAGCAATGCCTTTTCTTCTATGTATATGTGACAAGGAGGGGGGAGCTGAAATGAAGAAGCGCTTTTCAAAAACACAATTAATGGGGATGCTCCTCATCATATTTGGATTCGGTCTATTTCTTGATATGATACTTGGACATTTTGAACCAGGTGGTCTAATTTTTGCATTTATTATGCTTATGTTTGGAAGACATTATCGAAAGAAGAATCGTTACGTAAGAGGGAATGTATTTTTATTTGTCGGTGGTATAGTATTCTTATTCTTCTTATTTTCATCAGCAGCGTTTGTACTTGTCGTATTTGCTTGTTTAGCTTTAATTGGTTATCAACTGATTCAACAAGGACATCAGCAAAAAGTAATGAAAGTTGAAATTAAAGAAAAGGGATATATAGATGAAGAAAAACAAATATATCGTACAGAACCGTATATAAAAAATATGTTCGTAGGCAATGTACGAATGATGGATCATATTTATGAACTTGAAGATATTAACGTCCAATATGGTGCTTGTGATGTCGAGATTGATTTAACAACTGCTATGATTCCGGAGGGAGAAACGGTAATTGTTATTCGAGGTGTCGTTGGTAACATTCGTTTATATGTACCGTATGATATTGAATTGTCTTTAAATCATTCTGTAATTGTTGGGCGAGTACTCCTGCCAGGGCATGAAGAAACAGGTTTTAATCGTAATGTTACATTTAGAACAGAACAGTATAAAGAAGCTCCTCGTCGTATAAAAATCATTTCTTCACTTGTAGTAGGTGATACGGAAGTGAGGAAAGTATAATGAAAAAACAAAAAAATATTTCGTGGATGTATATTCGTTATTCGATGTTATCCTCAGTGAGTATCGCACTTATTTGTACAATTGTGTATGTATGGAAAAGCGAGCAACAAGTTTATGATTTATTATGGGAAGAATCCATCGCTTCTGTTCCAATTGGCTTGTTTATT
This region includes:
- the liaF gene encoding cell wall-active antibiotics response protein LiaF, whose translation is MKKRFSKTQLMGMLLIIFGFGLFLDMILGHFEPGGLIFAFIMLMFGRHYRKKNRYVRGNVFLFVGGIVFLFFLFSSAAFVLVVFACLALIGYQLIQQGHQQKVMKVEIKEKGYIDEEKQIYRTEPYIKNMFVGNVRMMDHIYELEDINVQYGACDVEIDLTTAMIPEGETVIVIRGVVGNIRLYVPYDIELSLNHSVIVGRVLLPGHEETGFNRNVTFRTEQYKEAPRRIKIISSLVVGDTEVRKV